The Bubalus kerabau isolate K-KA32 ecotype Philippines breed swamp buffalo chromosome X, PCC_UOA_SB_1v2, whole genome shotgun sequence genome has a segment encoding these proteins:
- the LOC129639694 gene encoding germ cell-less protein-like 1: MGAVESRMPSNRVGHAPEEPGAPEGEEEAEEVAGAVIEEGEERENARPTTSQGRHKRKTGPEGQLTKATHRKRAKDRFESIYKTLFLRGEGSDVQIRALGEEWNLHKVYLCQSGYFASMFSGAWRETTMDIVELQMPDENIDCEALHEALGFLYRNSVFIPPSRVVPMLATASMLQLDKLIQQCGEVMKETVSDQTVCSYYCSAESYGLQNIRAMCLQWLLDNLMTQHSEELLREISLDLMKEVIASSELIVMEVEMDVYTTLKKWTFLQLQPTWRGPRRDLLPDADSWFARSRQESEGTAFLETEQGRAFVPAFQQLRLAYIICDLPSARIIDQDALIPATWLAPVYKEQWLALLRAEQTRDLGPVDVFVSDLQRTSMRCGGRLLRDAQRTWRWAGFNFGWDLVVCYANRRIIFKHSALKKSCGLGVSLLWQRKVAFRLRLASLDRAGRAIFRKQTEFQVLSLGKDEELEVVNLENEDVVFPIYVTCNFLYLPREGRFPQ; encoded by the coding sequence ATGGGAGCAGTAGAGAGTCGGATGCCCTCGAACAGAGTGGGGCATgccccagaggagccaggtgctcctgagggggaggaggaggccgaAGAGGTAGCAGGGGCAGTgatagaggaaggggaggagagggaaaatgcCAGACCCACCACTAGTCAAGGGCGCCACAAGCGGAAGACAGGCCCAGAAGGGCAGCTCACAAAAGCGACCCACAGGAAGAGAGCAAAAGACAGATTCGAGTCCATTTATAAGACACTTTttctgagaggagaagggagtgatgtTCAGATCCGTGCCCTGGGGGAGGAGTGGAACTTGCACAAGGTCTACTTGTGCCAGTCAggatactttgctagcatgttcaGTGGTGCGTGGCGTGAGACAACCATGGATATTGTAGAGTTGCAGATGCCTGACGAGAACATTGATTGTGAGGCACTGCACGAGGCCTTAGGTTTCCTGTACCGAAACTCTGTGTTCATCCCACCCAGTCGAGTGGTCCCCATGCTGGCCACAGCCAGCATGCTGCAGCTGGACAAGCTGATTCAGCAGTGCGGGGAGGTAATGAAGGAGACGGTCAGTGATCAGACCGTGTGCAGCTACTACTGCTCTGCTGAGAGCTACGGACTCCAGAACATCAGGGCCATGTGTCTTCAGTGGCTGCTGGACAATCTAATGACCCAGCATAGTGAGGAGTTATTGAGAGAAATTAGCCTGGATCTCATGAAAGAGGTCATTGCCTCTTCAGAGCTCATCGTGATGGAGGTAGAGATGGATGTGTACACGACGCTGAAAAAGTGGACGTTCCTGCAGCTGCAGCCGACATGGAGAGGCCCCCGCAGAGACCTACTGCCTGACGCCGACTCGTGGTTTGCCAGGTCCAGGCAGGAGTCAGAGGGCACCGCTTTCCTGGAGACCGAGCAGGGCAGAGCCTTCGTGCCAGCGTTCCAGCAGCTGCGGCTTGCCTACATAATCTGCGACCTGCCGTCAGCACGCATCATCGACCAGGATGCACTGATCCCTGCCACGTGGCTGGCCCCAGTGTACAAAGAGCAGTGGCTTGCCCTCCTCCGGGCTGAGCAGACCAGAGACCTCGGGCCCGTGGATGTCTTCGTGTCCGACCTCCAGAGGACCAGCATGCGGTGCGGGGGCCGGCTCCTCAGGGATGCGCAGCGCACCTGGCGGTGGGCAGGCTTCAACTTCGGCTGGGACTTGGTGGTGTGCTATGCCAACCGGCGCATCATTTTCAAGCACAGCGCGCTGAAGAAATCTTGCGGTCTCGGGGTCAGCTTACTCTGGCAGAGAAAGGTCGCGTTCCGCTTGCGCCTGGCCTCCTTGGACAGGGCTGGAAGAGCCATTTTCCGGAAGCAGACAGAATTCCAAGTGCTTTCCCTGGGAAAGGATGAAGAGCTAGAGGTGGTGAATCTGGAGAACGAAGATGTGGTTTTCCCCATATATGTGACCTGTAATTTCCTGTACCTCCCCAGAGAGGGGCGTTTTCCTCAGTGA